A part of Denitratisoma oestradiolicum genomic DNA contains:
- the def gene encoding peptide deformylase, which produces MALLPILRYPDARLFKKAAAVSVVDDSIRRLAADMAETMYAAPGIGLAATQVDVHRQVIVIDTSEDRSQLLTLINPVLLNQTGQCEGEEGCLSVPGIYETVSRAERVTVRALNLEGQTVEMEAEGLLAVCIQHEMDHLQGKVFVQYLSQLKQTRIKNRLAKQARETL; this is translated from the coding sequence ATGGCTCTGCTACCCATTCTTCGCTACCCTGACGCCCGCCTGTTCAAGAAGGCGGCAGCGGTGTCCGTGGTGGACGATTCCATCCGCCGTCTGGCCGCCGACATGGCGGAAACCATGTACGCGGCGCCGGGTATCGGCCTGGCTGCCACCCAGGTGGATGTGCATCGGCAAGTGATCGTGATCGACACTTCCGAGGACCGCAGCCAGTTGCTGACCCTGATCAACCCGGTGCTGCTGAATCAGACCGGTCAGTGCGAGGGCGAGGAGGGTTGTCTGTCGGTGCCCGGTATCTACGAAACGGTGAGCCGCGCCGAGCGAGTGACAGTGCGGGCCCTGAATCTGGAGGGGCAGACCGTGGAAATGGAGGCCGAGGGTCTGTTGGCGGTCTGCATCCAGCATGAGATGGATCACCTTCAGGGCAAGGTCTTCGTCCAGTATCTGTCCCAGCTCAAGCAGACCCGCATCAAGAACAGGCTCGCCAAGCAGGCCCGGGAAACTTTATAA
- the fmt gene encoding methionyl-tRNA formyltransferase: protein MKVIFAGTPEFAALALEAIIAAGIEVPLVLTQPDRPAGRGQKLQASAVKQVALAHGIPVYQPERLKDPASHEPIRAAGGDVMVVAAYGLILPQAVLDIPPLGCINIHASLLPRWRGAAPIQRAIEAGDAETGVAIMSMEAGLDTGPVLLMKSLPITDNDTAASLHDKLAEQGARLIVDALKRLHELVLTSQPEEGVTYARKIEKAEGLIDWQRPAEELGRRIRAFNPFPGAATQFGETPIKVWNATLAEGAGTPGTVLEARSNRLVVACGQGALALTELQKPGGKRLATADFLNSLALAPGDRLGG from the coding sequence GTGAAAGTCATCTTTGCCGGTACGCCGGAATTCGCCGCTCTCGCCCTGGAAGCCATCATTGCCGCCGGCATCGAGGTGCCTCTGGTGCTGACCCAGCCGGATCGGCCCGCCGGCCGGGGGCAGAAGCTCCAGGCCAGCGCCGTCAAACAGGTGGCTCTGGCCCATGGCATTCCGGTCTATCAGCCCGAGCGCCTGAAGGACCCGGCCAGCCATGAACCCATCCGCGCCGCCGGCGGGGATGTCATGGTGGTGGCCGCCTACGGCCTGATCCTGCCCCAGGCGGTGCTGGACATTCCGCCTCTGGGCTGCATCAACATCCATGCCTCCCTGCTGCCTCGCTGGCGCGGCGCAGCACCGATCCAGCGGGCCATCGAGGCCGGCGATGCCGAGACCGGCGTGGCCATCATGAGCATGGAGGCCGGCCTCGATACCGGGCCGGTGCTGCTGATGAAGTCCCTGCCCATCACCGACAATGACACCGCCGCCAGCCTCCACGACAAGCTGGCGGAACAGGGCGCACGGCTGATCGTCGATGCCCTGAAGCGCCTGCACGAACTGGTGCTCACGTCCCAGCCGGAAGAGGGCGTCACCTACGCCCGCAAGATCGAGAAGGCCGAGGGCCTGATTGACTGGCAACGGCCGGCGGAAGAACTGGGGCGCCGCATCCGGGCCTTCAATCCCTTCCCTGGCGCCGCCACCCAGTTTGGCGAGACCCCGATCAAGGTCTGGAATGCCACGCTTGCGGAAGGCGCGGGTACACCCGGCACCGTGCTGGAGGCTCGGAGCAATCGGCTGGTGGTGGCCTGCGGCCAGGGGGCGCTAGCCCTCACCGAACTGCAAAAGCCTGGTGGCAAGCGCCTGGCCACGGCGGACTTCCTCAACAGTCTGGCCCTGGCGCCGGGGGATCGCCTCGGCGGATGA
- the htpX gene encoding zinc metalloprotease HtpX: protein MFNWFKTALLMAAITALFGVIGAAIGGKGGMLLALLLGGGMNLFSYWFSDKMVLKMYNAQEVDGASSPYLYNMVKELAAKADLPMPRVYIIDEHQPNAFATGRNPEHAAVAATSGILQMLSARELRGVMAHELAHVKHRDILISTIAATMAGAISALANFAMFFGGRDENGRSSNPLVGILVAILAPIAAMLIQMAISRAREFEADRGGAEISGDPRALADALTKIDAYARGIPMASAEAHPETAQMMIMNPLSGGGLAGLFRTHPATEERVARLLALAR from the coding sequence ATGTTCAACTGGTTCAAGACTGCTCTGCTGATGGCCGCCATCACAGCCCTGTTTGGTGTCATCGGTGCCGCCATCGGCGGCAAGGGCGGCATGTTGCTGGCCCTGTTGCTGGGCGGCGGCATGAATCTGTTTTCCTACTGGTTCTCGGACAAGATGGTCCTGAAGATGTACAACGCCCAGGAAGTGGATGGGGCCTCCAGCCCCTACCTCTACAACATGGTCAAGGAACTGGCGGCCAAGGCCGACCTGCCCATGCCCCGGGTGTACATCATCGACGAGCACCAGCCCAATGCCTTCGCCACCGGGCGCAACCCGGAGCATGCCGCCGTGGCGGCCACCTCGGGCATCCTGCAAATGCTTTCGGCCCGGGAGCTGCGGGGCGTCATGGCCCACGAGCTGGCCCATGTGAAGCACCGGGACATACTGATTTCCACCATCGCCGCCACCATGGCCGGCGCCATCTCGGCCCTGGCCAACTTCGCCATGTTCTTCGGCGGCCGCGACGAGAACGGCCGCTCCTCCAATCCCCTGGTGGGTATTCTGGTGGCGATCCTGGCGCCCATCGCTGCCATGCTGATCCAGATGGCCATCTCCCGAGCTCGTGAATTCGAGGCCGACCGGGGCGGCGCCGAGATCAGCGGCGATCCCCGCGCCCTGGCCGATGCCCTGACCAAGATCGACGCCTACGCACGGGGCATCCCCATGGCCAGCGCCGAGGCCCATCCCGAAACGGCCCAGATGATGATCATGAATCCCCTCTCCGGTGGCGGTCTGGCGGGCCTGTTCCGCACCCATCCGGCCACCGAGGAACGGGTCGCCCGGCTGCTGGCCCTGGCGCGATAG
- a CDS encoding LysM peptidoglycan-binding domain-containing protein encodes MLKIISVLLLAISSNLLWAQDTAPELAGNAPDRHVVVTGDTLWGIAGKFLKDPFRWNEIWKRNAEEIRNPHLIYPGQVVVLERNGPDGRPQLSLLEQNTVKLAPRIREESLAHRQIPAIPQQVIEPFLTVPLVAGGDALDQSPRIVAIDEGRVSASDGGKVYVAGAQDDSRSRQWQIYRPGKKLVDPENGETLGYEAQMLGTARLESAGTPATFRIGRAKAEIARGDRLVPAPRPDIVSYPQRLPGTKVAARILSIDQDARMGGPLSVVSLSRGGKDGLEPGHVLALYRVGEKIRDRTSGSWENYTTPDERIGLIYVFRVFERVAYGLVMEANRPFTAGDPVRNP; translated from the coding sequence ATGCTGAAGATTATATCTGTGCTGTTGCTGGCAATTTCAAGCAACCTGCTCTGGGCGCAGGATACCGCGCCGGAACTGGCGGGCAATGCCCCCGATCGCCATGTGGTGGTGACCGGCGATACCCTGTGGGGCATCGCCGGCAAGTTCCTCAAGGACCCCTTTCGCTGGAACGAGATCTGGAAGCGCAACGCGGAGGAGATCAGGAATCCCCATCTGATCTATCCCGGTCAGGTCGTCGTGCTGGAAAGAAACGGCCCCGACGGGCGCCCCCAACTGAGTCTGCTGGAGCAGAACACGGTGAAGCTGGCGCCCCGCATTCGCGAGGAATCCCTGGCCCATAGGCAGATTCCCGCCATTCCCCAGCAGGTCATCGAGCCTTTCCTGACCGTGCCCCTGGTGGCCGGGGGCGATGCCCTGGACCAGTCGCCCCGCATCGTTGCCATTGACGAAGGCCGGGTCAGCGCCAGTGATGGCGGCAAGGTATATGTGGCCGGCGCCCAGGACGACAGTCGCAGCCGCCAGTGGCAAATCTATCGTCCGGGCAAGAAGCTGGTGGACCCGGAGAACGGCGAGACCCTGGGTTACGAGGCTCAGATGCTGGGCACCGCCCGCCTCGAGAGCGCCGGCACACCCGCCACTTTCCGCATCGGCCGGGCCAAGGCGGAAATCGCCCGGGGTGACCGGCTGGTGCCCGCGCCGCGACCGGACATCGTCAGCTATCCCCAGCGCCTGCCCGGCACCAAGGTGGCGGCCCGAATTCTCTCCATCGACCAGGACGCCCGGATGGGCGGCCCCCTGTCGGTGGTTTCCCTGTCCCGGGGAGGCAAGGACGGCCTCGAACCAGGCCATGTGCTGGCCCTCTACCGGGTGGGGGAAAAGATTCGTGACCGCACCTCGGGGAGTTGGGAAAACTACACCACGCCCGACGAGCGGATAGGCCTGAT
- a CDS encoding DNA gyrase inhibitor YacG translates to MADQKTRIVRCPTCGKSLEWSPDYPHRPFCSERCRKIDLGAWANEEYRVPVSEDRLDPEAE, encoded by the coding sequence GTGGCTGATCAAAAAACCCGCATTGTTCGCTGCCCCACCTGCGGCAAATCCCTGGAATGGTCGCCGGACTATCCCCATCGCCCCTTTTGCTCCGAGCGTTGCCGCAAGATCGATCTGGGCGCCTGGGCCAATGAGGAATACCGAGTACCGGTGAGCGAAGACCGGCTGGACCCGGAAGCGGAATAG